A single Pseudomonadota bacterium DNA region contains:
- the nadC gene encoding carboxylating nicotinate-nucleotide diphosphorylase — MVLNIKSFLKEDIGKKDITTNSIVNESHTSKAVILAKANGVIAGHIFVREVFKVLSKEILYEEKKKDGEYVSKGDILAVIQGKTRAILTGERVVLNILQRLSGIATLTRNFVEAVKGTGVKILDTRKTSPGIRMMEKYAVRMGGGYNHRANLTEMALIKENHLAVAHSIKEAVKRVREKANVPIEVEVKNKKELKEAIDANVDRIMLDNWDLTSIKYAVSFVKKRVPLEVSGNMDIEKAKRVAKTGVDFISVGALTHSFKSLDISLLLEGIK, encoded by the coding sequence ATGGTTTTAAATATAAAGAGCTTTTTGAAAGAGGATATTGGTAAAAAGGATATTACAACCAATTCTATTGTTAACGAAAGCCATACCTCAAAAGCCGTAATTCTGGCAAAAGCAAATGGGGTAATAGCCGGGCATATTTTTGTTAGGGAGGTTTTTAAGGTTCTCAGCAAAGAGATTCTTTATGAAGAAAAGAAGAAAGATGGTGAATATGTGTCTAAGGGGGATATACTGGCAGTAATTCAGGGCAAGACTCGTGCGATACTAACGGGTGAAAGGGTTGTATTAAACATCCTTCAGAGGTTATCAGGGATTGCAACCCTCACAAGAAATTTTGTGGAAGCGGTAAAAGGCACAGGAGTTAAAATTCTTGATACGAGGAAGACCTCACCGGGAATCAGGATGATGGAAAAATATGCAGTGCGGATGGGAGGAGGATATAACCATAGAGCCAATCTTACTGAAATGGCTCTTATCAAGGAAAATCATTTAGCAGTTGCACATTCTATAAAAGAAGCTGTAAAGAGGGTTAGAGAAAAGGCAAATGTTCCTATAGAAGTGGAAGTTAAAAATAAGAAGGAACTCAAAGAGGCAATTGATGCAAATGTTGATAGAATAATGCTTGACAACTGGGATCTAACATCAATTAAATATGCAGTTTCTTTCGTGAAAAAGAGGGTCCCCCTTGAGGTATCGGGAAACATGGATATTGAAAAGGCAAAAAGGGTTGCTAAAACAGGCGTTGATTTTATATCTGTAGGGGCATTGACCCATTCATTTAAATCCCTTGATATCAGTCTGTTGCTTGAAGGAATAAAATAG